One window from the genome of Methanobacterium sp. encodes:
- a CDS encoding phosphoglycolate phosphatase has product MKAIAVDIDGTITDKNRKICINAIKAIRKAEDKGYPVILVTGNVLCAAKMVAVMVGTSGGIVSENGGFIQTRKKNLILGDIEKCKPAYDFLKSKHHVEKTEFSNIRMSEIAIVRNIDVNIVKETVKNFDVEVYDTKFAIHLTDPEVNKGKSLKIVARDMGITLDEIMAIGDSENDLEFLEVAGFKVAVANADEELKENTDYITKKPYGDGAAEAIEKFIL; this is encoded by the coding sequence ATGAAGGCAATTGCGGTAGATATAGATGGTACAATTACCGACAAAAATAGGAAGATATGCATAAATGCAATAAAGGCCATCAGAAAAGCAGAAGATAAAGGTTATCCTGTCATTTTAGTGACCGGAAATGTGCTCTGCGCAGCCAAGATGGTGGCGGTGATGGTAGGTACTTCCGGTGGAATTGTAAGTGAAAATGGTGGATTCATTCAAACAAGAAAAAAAAATTTAATTCTTGGAGACATTGAAAAATGCAAACCTGCATATGACTTTCTTAAATCAAAACATCATGTAGAAAAAACTGAATTTTCAAATATTAGAATGTCAGAAATTGCAATAGTAAGGAACATTGACGTTAATATTGTAAAAGAAACCGTTAAAAACTTCGATGTTGAAGTCTACGATACTAAATTTGCAATACACCTTACAGATCCTGAGGTTAACAAGGGAAAATCACTGAAAATCGTTGCCAGAGATATGGGAATTACGCTCGATGAAATAATGGCAATTGGTGACAGCGAAAACGATCTAGAATTTCTTGAAGTTGCAGGGTTTAAAGTAGCCGTTGCCAATGCAGATGAAGAGCTCAAAGAAAATACTGATTATATAACCAAGAAACCATATGGTGATGGGGCCGCGGAAGCAATAGAGAAATTTATTTTATAG
- the hypD gene encoding hydrogenase formation protein HypD: MKNLSKEIVERIENIARPVKIMHVCGSHEHTIMQHGIRSLIPKEVEVVAGPGCPVCCVPSIEVDECLYLAREGVTIATFGDMLRVPGTTGTLADAKAEGADVRIVYGVNNAVEIAEKIDNEVVFMAAGFETTAPTTASEIVAGPPENLSFLSCHRLIPPALKFLIESGEVNLNALIEPGHVSTIIGTKPYEEFSQKYGIPQVVAGFNPFDILISIYMILKQLDEGKAVVQNEYKRAVKEEGNVKAQELMDEVFYIKDKEWRGFPEIPDSTYEIRDEFSSTNARERFDIQVEQGEKVPTGCICGPILRGVARPEECALFKTQCNPMNPIGACMVSKEGTCNIAYRYGSTF, translated from the coding sequence ATGAAAAACCTATCCAAAGAAATAGTTGAACGCATTGAAAACATTGCAAGACCCGTAAAAATAATGCATGTATGCGGATCCCATGAACACACAATAATGCAGCATGGAATAAGATCACTAATTCCAAAAGAAGTAGAAGTAGTGGCCGGCCCTGGCTGTCCAGTCTGCTGTGTGCCTTCCATAGAAGTAGATGAATGTTTATATCTTGCAAGAGAAGGAGTTACTATTGCAACATTTGGAGATATGCTTAGAGTTCCAGGAACAACAGGGACATTAGCTGATGCCAAGGCAGAAGGAGCAGACGTGCGAATAGTTTATGGCGTGAATAACGCAGTCGAAATAGCTGAAAAAATTGACAATGAAGTTGTATTCATGGCTGCAGGCTTTGAAACCACCGCACCTACCACAGCATCTGAAATAGTTGCAGGCCCACCTGAAAACCTGTCATTCCTATCCTGTCATAGATTAATTCCCCCTGCATTGAAATTTCTGATTGAATCTGGTGAAGTAAATTTGAATGCCCTTATAGAACCAGGACACGTTTCAACAATAATTGGAACAAAGCCTTATGAAGAATTTTCACAAAAGTATGGTATTCCACAAGTTGTAGCAGGATTCAATCCCTTTGACATATTAATTTCAATATACATGATATTAAAACAGCTTGATGAGGGAAAAGCCGTAGTTCAAAATGAATATAAGAGGGCTGTAAAAGAAGAGGGTAATGTTAAAGCTCAAGAGCTCATGGATGAAGTATTTTATATTAAAGATAAAGAATGGAGAGGTTTCCCTGAGATTCCGGATTCGACCTATGAAATAAGAGATGAATTTTCAAGCACTAATGCCAGAGAAAGATTTGATATTCAAGTAGAACAGGGCGAAAAGGTTCCTACAGGATGTATATGCGGCCCAATTTTGAGAGGTGTTGCAAGACCGGAAGAATGTGCTCTATTTAAAACTCAGTGCAATCCAATGAATCCAATTGGGGCATGTATGGTAAGTAAAGAAGGAACATGTAATATTGCTTATCGCTATGGCTCAACTTTTTAA
- a CDS encoding Mur ligase family protein, translated as MKIAVVGLGTEGRNAVKSLINYGYKVYASDMQKNMELNCNVAVDVDFGYHDFEKINSADAVVLSPSLWGSKIGEKLRSSKKFLSDILADHKTVFTIGVTGTNGKTTTCFMIKEILEKAGLNVLVGGNAGGGFQGYTKLILESSKQKYDVIVVEVCDMTLDFCSYAFDFDLVVVTNMGMDHMDFHNSIDNYKASLGKFIEGKIAVLNEKDKILSKMGDYPLQTFFFGNGHRDLKLFGEFNLQNAAAAATVANILEIPEDAINDALENFKGVKGRTATIDISGCNFVVGKTDNLNAASAVFNELDFDVAIIGTPRENEICRFDILGEVARADPDIVVLFPGLEDTTGIAFKKLKDEGYTGEIKIIKDTDSVLNFALECSEIYKNIFIGGNGQSKLIEMQKALKRISKDDNVIRNKKVLIVGAGNAGRPAAHLLNHLGNEVIISDIKEFEELPKKAKRKIEDLMQKGVAVELGSHMNEHAMWADVVFISPSVPKNSEIRKFIGECEENYEIDEINTRDIGKMINSLIKIPMIGIAGTDGKTTTTNMANYTLSDRYDTLLFSSLEDSLVIEGLVDFVVENKMKSKDFAVFELPHGTIRMVDGLEICIGILTNLTPDHMDEFNSYEEYVERNVSIKDLLHKNGVLIANGDDPIISRLSPKFNEEVIYYGLNEPREIVNEGRTYSHKYNINYDILAENIKLKGLYGSEFTIKTQKIPTIICKNCGQMCCDCDNFERVYREPCTVDIKLKVPGMCNIENALAVFATDIALGFDIGYIKNKIESFPGVNGRFEKIDTVNEVNIFMDAAHNPEAMERLFEGMELEGKLIISIDNPDTLTIRDKYKIGEILGKYADIVIASAKNETTEEINEKAAEEVVKGAAETETHKTTSVVDSIVKALKIADKKDTIIHIGPGVVNAYEKVKSDIKEGIATYKKETA; from the coding sequence ATGAAAATTGCAGTGGTTGGATTAGGAACTGAAGGCAGAAATGCCGTTAAATCTCTTATTAATTATGGATATAAAGTTTACGCTTCTGATATGCAAAAAAACATGGAATTGAACTGTAATGTGGCTGTAGATGTTGATTTTGGGTATCATGATTTTGAAAAAATAAATTCTGCAGACGCAGTGGTTTTAAGTCCGAGTTTATGGGGCAGTAAAATCGGAGAAAAATTAAGATCAAGTAAAAAATTCTTATCTGATATTTTAGCAGATCATAAAACTGTTTTTACAATAGGCGTTACAGGTACCAATGGTAAAACAACAACATGCTTTATGATAAAAGAGATACTTGAAAAAGCAGGTCTCAACGTCCTTGTTGGTGGAAATGCAGGTGGAGGATTTCAGGGGTATACAAAACTTATATTAGAATCTTCAAAACAAAAATACGACGTTATTGTAGTAGAAGTATGTGATATGACCCTTGATTTTTGTTCATATGCATTTGATTTTGATCTCGTGGTTGTAACTAACATGGGAATGGATCATATGGACTTCCATAATTCCATTGATAATTATAAAGCCTCTCTGGGCAAATTTATAGAGGGAAAAATAGCAGTATTAAATGAAAAGGATAAAATTTTGTCAAAAATGGGAGATTACCCTCTTCAAACCTTCTTTTTTGGGAATGGACATAGAGATCTTAAATTATTCGGCGAATTTAATCTACAAAATGCTGCAGCCGCAGCAACAGTTGCAAATATTTTAGAAATTCCAGAAGACGCAATTAACGACGCACTGGAAAATTTCAAGGGAGTGAAAGGAAGGACAGCAACTATAGACATTTCTGGATGTAATTTTGTAGTTGGAAAAACCGATAATCTAAATGCAGCATCAGCAGTTTTTAATGAGCTGGACTTTGATGTAGCAATTATCGGCACACCAAGAGAAAATGAAATATGCCGATTTGACATTTTAGGAGAAGTTGCAAGGGCAGATCCGGATATTGTAGTACTTTTCCCCGGTCTTGAGGATACAACAGGTATTGCATTTAAAAAATTAAAAGATGAAGGTTATACTGGTGAGATAAAGATAATAAAAGACACTGATTCTGTACTTAATTTTGCATTGGAATGCAGTGAGATATATAAGAACATTTTCATAGGTGGAAATGGTCAGAGTAAACTCATAGAGATGCAAAAAGCACTAAAAAGGATATCAAAAGATGATAATGTCATTAGAAATAAAAAAGTACTCATTGTTGGTGCTGGAAATGCAGGAAGACCTGCAGCACATCTTTTAAATCATTTAGGTAATGAAGTCATTATTTCGGATATTAAAGAATTCGAAGAACTTCCAAAAAAAGCCAAAAGAAAGATTGAAGATTTAATGCAGAAAGGAGTTGCTGTAGAACTTGGTTCTCATATGAATGAACACGCAATGTGGGCAGATGTAGTTTTCATTTCTCCAAGTGTGCCTAAAAATTCTGAAATCAGGAAATTTATCGGTGAATGTGAAGAAAACTATGAAATAGACGAAATAAATACAAGAGATATAGGAAAAATGATTAATTCCCTGATAAAAATTCCTATGATAGGTATAGCTGGAACAGATGGAAAAACCACCACCACAAATATGGCCAATTACACTTTATCTGATAGGTATGACACACTACTTTTCTCTTCCCTGGAGGATTCCCTGGTTATTGAAGGTCTGGTGGATTTTGTAGTGGAAAATAAAATGAAAAGTAAGGATTTTGCAGTATTTGAACTTCCACACGGCACAATAAGAATGGTAGATGGTTTAGAGATATGCATAGGTATTTTAACCAATCTTACACCAGACCATATGGATGAATTTAATTCATATGAAGAATATGTGGAAAGAAATGTATCTATAAAGGATTTACTCCATAAAAACGGGGTTTTAATCGCTAATGGGGATGACCCAATTATAAGTAGATTATCTCCTAAATTTAATGAAGAAGTAATATATTATGGACTTAATGAGCCAAGAGAAATTGTTAATGAAGGTAGAACTTATTCTCACAAATATAATATAAACTATGATATTTTAGCTGAAAATATAAAGCTTAAAGGACTTTATGGCTCTGAATTCACCATTAAAACTCAAAAAATACCCACCATAATATGTAAAAACTGCGGTCAAATGTGCTGTGACTGTGATAATTTTGAAAGAGTATACCGGGAACCATGCACAGTAGACATAAAACTTAAAGTACCGGGAATGTGCAATATAGAAAATGCTTTAGCGGTTTTTGCTACAGATATTGCTTTAGGGTTTGATATAGGATATATAAAGAATAAAATAGAGAGTTTCCCTGGAGTAAATGGACGTTTTGAAAAAATTGATACAGTTAATGAGGTAAACATATTTATGGATGCTGCACATAACCCTGAGGCCATGGAACGCCTTTTTGAGGGTATGGAGCTTGAAGGAAAGTTGATAATATCCATAGATAATCCTGATACTCTTACAATTCGTGATAAATATAAAATAGGCGAAATACTTGGAAAATATGCAGATATAGTAATTGCAAGTGCAAAAAACGAAACAACAGAAGAAATAAATGAAAAAGCTGCTGAAGAAGTGGTTAAAGGAGCTGCAGAAACAGAAACACATAAAACAACCAGCGTGGTAGATTCAATAGTTAAAGCCTTAAAGATTGCAGACAAAAAAGATACCATAATCCATATTGGTCCTGGTGTTGTTAATGCCTATGAAAAAGTGAAATCAGACATTAAAGAAGGCATAGCCACTTATAAGAAAGAAACAGCTTAA
- a CDS encoding Mur ligase family protein has product MKSNFIKKKNPRVIVIGGCGTVGSLMARVLKDNGADVIVSDLSTDSPQIETLKKEGISLNLGEHNEDLLKDADIIVLAPSLLNNSNLIEKIKNSTKAPIISVDEVLSICDVNKPVVGITGTNGKTTTTWMLKHILKGAGQKIPEHKLNIQGNTDLIPPLQARLDGDIAVLEIGTFGNPNEIKKSAMNSQVDIGIITNISQDHLSNSGKFSDYIKCKGEMIESADLLIFNADDPVVACLGKKPENSLFFGIDDLNIDINAYPEERNCPVCKNDLKYLKHYLGHLGIYECDCGFKRPPLHVRARDIKDDQFTLVMGSNKAKIKLKNRGIHNIYNALAAACGAMALNVDFDNIVRGIESFEGVNGRFQEFNMGKRVIVDFAHNPAGVKAIIQALRLEKSVNSKLIVVNTISSESGINGDIEIANILKDVDVIVVASNASRKALMEIETDSQVILTDLSKKNSKIGTLGASREQVKESLEKAIEVADKDDIILVIGEGGVKYSAEILGKFKN; this is encoded by the coding sequence ATGAAGTCTAATTTTATTAAGAAGAAAAATCCAAGAGTTATTGTCATCGGCGGCTGTGGAACTGTAGGCAGCTTAATGGCAAGGGTTTTAAAAGATAACGGTGCAGATGTGATTGTATCAGATCTTTCAACCGATAGTCCTCAAATAGAAACCCTTAAAAAAGAAGGAATATCTCTTAATCTTGGGGAGCACAATGAAGATCTTTTAAAAGATGCAGATATCATCGTTCTGGCTCCAAGTTTACTAAATAATTCTAACTTAATTGAAAAAATAAAAAATTCCACTAAAGCCCCCATAATAAGTGTTGATGAAGTTCTGAGCATATGCGATGTTAATAAGCCTGTTGTTGGGATAACTGGAACAAATGGAAAGACAACAACAACATGGATGCTTAAACATATCCTAAAGGGCGCAGGACAGAAAATTCCAGAACATAAACTCAATATACAGGGAAATACAGATTTAATACCGCCTCTTCAAGCAAGACTAGATGGAGATATCGCTGTTTTAGAGATAGGTACCTTTGGAAACCCTAATGAAATAAAAAAATCAGCAATGAACTCTCAAGTTGATATAGGGATTATAACCAATATATCTCAGGACCATTTAAGTAATTCAGGTAAATTTTCGGATTATATCAAATGTAAGGGCGAAATGATCGAATCCGCTGATTTATTGATTTTTAATGCTGATGATCCTGTAGTTGCGTGTCTTGGAAAAAAACCCGAAAATAGCTTATTTTTTGGTATAGATGATTTGAATATTGATATTAATGCATATCCTGAAGAAAGAAATTGTCCAGTATGTAAGAATGATTTAAAATATCTAAAGCATTATCTGGGTCATCTTGGTATATATGAATGTGATTGTGGTTTTAAACGTCCACCTCTCCATGTTAGAGCTCGTGATATTAAAGATGATCAATTTACACTGGTTATGGGTTCAAATAAAGCCAAAATTAAACTGAAAAATAGAGGTATTCACAACATCTATAATGCCCTTGCTGCAGCATGTGGGGCAATGGCTTTAAATGTTGATTTTGATAATATTGTAAGGGGTATTGAAAGTTTTGAAGGGGTTAACGGTAGATTTCAGGAGTTTAATATGGGTAAAAGGGTTATAGTTGATTTTGCCCATAATCCTGCAGGTGTTAAAGCCATAATCCAGGCATTGCGTCTTGAAAAATCGGTAAATTCAAAACTAATTGTTGTTAATACCATATCTTCGGAAAGTGGGATTAATGGAGATATTGAAATAGCAAATATATTAAAAGATGTTGATGTTATAGTAGTAGCATCCAATGCAAGTAGAAAGGCATTAATGGAGATTGAAACTGATTCTCAGGTGATTTTAACAGATTTAAGTAAAAAAAATTCTAAAATTGGAACACTTGGGGCAAGCAGGGAACAGGTTAAAGAAAGTTTGGAAAAAGCCATTGAAGTGGCTGATAAAGATGATATAATATTAGTGATCGGAGAAGGGGGAGTTAAATATTCTGCAGAAATTCTTGGAAAATTCAAAAATTAG